The Peribacillus sp. FSL P2-0133 genome has a segment encoding these proteins:
- the abc-f gene encoding ABC-F type ribosomal protection protein, giving the protein MNRQLTWTKTAFRFYLKIERLAVHQFDRIGIVGKNGAGKSTLLKLLAGKIQPASGKVKCYVDRGYFEQVEAPAVAEADPALLGKLTVPRNSESLSGGEQTRLKLAQLFTHYFEALLIDEPTTNLDQDGISFLLDELRYYYGALVLISHDRAVLDELVTTIWEVHEGKVHVYSGNYSEYMAQKQLQREQQRQAHEKFIKERSRLEKAAQEKMKKAEKIAQAGRLSKKEANAKPNKTFMTKSKGTSQKAAQRAAKAIEQRAEKLQEVEAVQEERQIVFRQSKQLELHNKFPIMADRLTLQVKGKVLLDEVSFQLPLGKKIAITGSNGSGKSTLLHHIANNGAGLALSPKAKIGFFSQMSYRFARDETVLQFLGNRSEYDEGFLRSVLHSMQFVGTDILKSVQSLSGGEAIRLQLCQLFLGEYNILLLDEPTNFLDITAIEALERFIAAYEGTIIFVSHDQAFINHVADLQYKIQAKKLVQV; this is encoded by the coding sequence ATGAACCGACAACTAACTTGGACCAAGACGGCATTTCGTTTCTACTTGAAGATTGAACGATTGGCTGTACATCAATTTGACCGCATCGGCATTGTCGGGAAAAATGGTGCAGGGAAAAGTACGTTATTAAAGTTACTTGCTGGAAAAATTCAACCGGCAAGCGGAAAAGTAAAGTGTTACGTTGATCGTGGCTATTTTGAGCAAGTTGAAGCGCCTGCTGTTGCAGAGGCTGATCCAGCGTTACTGGGAAAATTAACAGTTCCGCGAAATTCAGAGTCACTAAGCGGCGGTGAGCAAACGAGGCTGAAGCTTGCCCAATTGTTTACCCACTATTTTGAAGCGTTACTTATCGATGAACCGACAACTAACTTGGACCAAGACGGCATTTCGTTTTTACTTGATGAATTACGCTATTACTATGGTGCGCTTGTATTAATTAGTCATGATCGGGCTGTATTGGACGAACTTGTGACAACGATTTGGGAAGTGCATGAAGGCAAGGTACACGTATATTCAGGAAATTACAGCGAGTACATGGCACAGAAACAGTTACAACGTGAACAACAGAGGCAAGCTCATGAAAAATTCATAAAAGAAAGAAGCCGGCTTGAAAAAGCAGCGCAGGAAAAAATGAAAAAAGCTGAAAAAATCGCTCAAGCTGGAAGATTATCGAAAAAAGAGGCGAATGCAAAACCGAATAAGACTTTTATGACGAAATCAAAAGGCACAAGCCAAAAAGCCGCCCAACGTGCAGCGAAGGCAATTGAGCAGCGAGCGGAAAAACTTCAGGAAGTCGAAGCTGTACAAGAGGAAAGGCAAATCGTGTTTCGCCAGTCAAAGCAATTGGAATTGCATAATAAGTTCCCGATAATGGCAGACCGATTGACTCTACAAGTGAAGGGGAAAGTATTATTGGATGAAGTGAGTTTCCAGCTGCCGCTCGGGAAAAAAATAGCCATTACAGGCAGCAACGGGAGTGGTAAAAGTACTTTGCTTCACCATATCGCGAATAATGGTGCAGGATTAGCGCTTTCTCCAAAAGCGAAAATAGGTTTCTTCAGTCAAATGAGTTATAGATTTGCAAGAGATGAAACGGTTCTGCAATTCTTAGGAAACCGTTCAGAATATGATGAAGGGTTTTTAAGAAGCGTCCTGCATTCGATGCAGTTTGTCGGGACAGATATCCTGAAAAGTGTTCAGTCATTAAGTGGCGGCGAAGCGATTCGTCTCCAACTTTGTCAGTTGTTCTTAGGGGAATACAACATTCTGCTCTTAGATGAACCGACCAATTTTCTGGATATTACTGCCATTGAAGCATTAGAACGATTTATAGCGGCATATGAAGGGACGATCATATTTGTATCCCATGATCAAGCGTTCATAAACCATGTAGCAGATCTTCAGTATAAAATTCAGGCGAAAAAATTGGTTCAAGTGTAA
- a CDS encoding FAD-dependent oxidoreductase, with product MAQFKNLFTHLTIGSTELKNRILSTAHQTNHVTDGIPTSDMVAYHEARAKGGVGLIILEAASVHPSGMLTSKTIAGYDQRIVDAYKELSETLHKYGTKVFSQLFHGGREVVSSDYRNAAWAPSAVPSLRFGVMPKPMSLEDIEGVIEGFAHSAQLAKEGGLDGVEICCSHGYLPAQFWSVHTNKRTDLYGGSFENRMRFIVEILEKVWERVGEDFTVGIRMSSDELTMDGTTMKDSVQIVEYLAEKVRLDFINVTAGDSSTFEGSTHIVPPSPIKHAYLSPHGFKIRMAGAVPVFIGNRIVDPVEAEQIVSTGKADVVGMTRALIVDPDMPNKAKNGDLQTIDACIGCLQACIGHYHKGLPIGCVQNPTTGKEAWILPELKKTRNKQNVLVIGAGPGGLQAAITADYLGHSVTLIDQSKSIGGLLRTMRKAPMRHELAESMLDNYSRKLMRSNINVQLGKKATAQEISESKPDAIICATGSRPYTPAIEGMNDPRIIMSDDLFSSTKKVGENVLVFDFGGDWPGMEAAIYLAEKGHEVTLISSRLHIGETVHQYLRNEYLKKLYNLNIKLLPHYDIGAIKENHVIIRNLFTQQKEELTNWDSIVLSLGRIPNTELFEEMKGHAPVVKQIGDCLGPRTIEEATHEGMMSAISL from the coding sequence ATGGCTCAATTCAAGAATCTGTTTACCCATTTAACGATCGGTTCTACTGAATTAAAAAACCGGATCTTAAGTACAGCACATCAAACAAATCATGTCACGGACGGAATCCCCACTTCGGATATGGTCGCCTATCATGAAGCCCGTGCTAAAGGTGGCGTCGGATTGATCATCCTTGAAGCGGCATCCGTACATCCATCCGGCATGCTTACGTCCAAAACGATTGCAGGATATGACCAGAGAATTGTCGATGCCTACAAAGAACTTTCCGAAACGCTCCATAAGTATGGAACGAAGGTTTTCTCCCAGCTATTTCATGGCGGAAGGGAAGTTGTATCGAGCGACTATCGAAATGCCGCATGGGCGCCATCCGCCGTTCCCAGTCTGCGTTTCGGCGTGATGCCAAAGCCAATGAGCTTAGAAGATATTGAAGGAGTGATTGAAGGGTTCGCCCATTCAGCACAGCTGGCAAAGGAGGGCGGACTTGATGGAGTGGAAATTTGCTGTTCACACGGATATCTTCCTGCCCAGTTTTGGTCGGTACATACAAATAAACGCACCGATCTCTATGGCGGATCATTCGAAAATCGGATGCGATTCATCGTGGAAATTTTGGAGAAAGTATGGGAAAGAGTCGGAGAAGACTTTACCGTCGGCATTCGCATGAGCTCAGATGAACTGACGATGGACGGGACAACGATGAAGGATTCAGTGCAAATCGTCGAATATCTCGCGGAAAAAGTCCGATTGGATTTCATCAATGTCACAGCCGGAGATTCAAGCACCTTCGAGGGATCAACACATATCGTGCCGCCATCACCGATAAAGCACGCATACCTATCTCCACATGGATTCAAAATCAGGATGGCAGGAGCCGTACCGGTCTTTATCGGCAATAGAATTGTCGACCCCGTTGAGGCAGAACAGATCGTATCAACCGGAAAAGCCGATGTCGTCGGAATGACCAGGGCCTTAATTGTTGACCCTGACATGCCGAACAAAGCAAAAAACGGCGACCTGCAAACAATCGATGCATGCATAGGCTGTTTACAAGCCTGTATCGGTCACTATCATAAAGGACTGCCAATTGGCTGTGTCCAAAATCCGACAACAGGTAAAGAAGCATGGATATTACCAGAATTAAAGAAAACAAGAAACAAACAAAATGTCCTGGTGATCGGCGCCGGACCTGGCGGATTACAAGCAGCGATAACTGCTGACTACCTAGGACATTCCGTTACACTGATCGATCAAAGCAAATCAATCGGCGGCCTGCTCCGCACCATGCGCAAAGCGCCAATGCGGCATGAACTGGCAGAATCGATGCTCGATAACTACTCCCGGAAATTAATGAGAAGCAATATAAATGTGCAATTAGGCAAAAAAGCAACCGCCCAAGAAATATCCGAATCGAAACCGGACGCCATCATCTGTGCAACAGGCTCACGGCCCTATACACCAGCCATCGAAGGAATGAATGACCCGCGGATCATCATGAGTGATGACCTATTCAGTTCAACAAAAAAAGTTGGGGAAAACGTGTTAGTATTCGACTTCGGCGGAGACTGGCCCGGCATGGAAGCAGCCATCTATCTAGCCGAAAAAGGACATGAAGTCACACTCATTTCATCACGACTGCACATCGGTGAAACCGTCCACCAATATCTAAGGAATGAATACCTAAAAAAACTATACAACCTAAACATCAAACTCCTTCCCCACTACGACATCGGGGCAATCAAAGAAAATCACGTCATTATCCGGAATCTATTCACCCAACAAAAAGAAGAACTAACCAACTGGGACTCCATCGTCCTCTCCCTTGGCCGCATACCCAACACAGAACTATTCGAAGAAATGAAAGGCCATGCTCCCGTTGTGAAACAAATTGGGGATTGCCTTGGACCGCGTACGATTGAGGAAGCTACGCATGAAGGGATGATGAGTGCTATAAGTTTATAG
- a CDS encoding 5'-methylthioadenosine/S-adenosylhomocysteine nucleosidase produces the protein MRKNMFKKYTILGIIALLFVSVIAACSSASKNETAEKKTQRPIMIQGPMPIEAENFAKRLKNVKEEKSGDFVFYIGTLDNYPVIVAKTGKGMENTAAATALAIEKYNPIAIINQGTSGGHDPSLNVFDIVLGKRTVNLGSLKTADKTENQGIDPTIWKPMDLMASEGSAGEDPNAEKPRFYEGDKDLLAAAHAVKDTYTKGKVVDGTIGSADVWNNEVDRIKWFHTKYGTSVEEMEGAAAAQIAKTYDVPFLGIRVLSNNKTNGGKYNPNTAAANQEYVYEVVKKYISTMPSK, from the coding sequence ATGAGAAAAAACATGTTCAAAAAGTACACTATATTAGGAATCATTGCATTACTTTTCGTGTCGGTGATTGCAGCATGCAGTTCTGCTTCCAAAAATGAAACGGCCGAAAAAAAGACTCAAAGGCCTATCATGATTCAAGGTCCAATGCCAATCGAAGCTGAAAATTTCGCGAAAAGGTTAAAAAATGTTAAAGAAGAAAAATCAGGGGATTTTGTGTTTTACATTGGAACGTTAGACAATTATCCTGTAATCGTTGCAAAAACAGGTAAAGGGATGGAAAATACAGCTGCCGCTACAGCATTGGCCATTGAAAAATATAACCCTATTGCCATCATCAATCAAGGAACATCAGGCGGACATGATCCAAGCCTAAACGTTTTTGATATTGTTTTAGGAAAAAGAACGGTAAACCTAGGTTCATTAAAAACAGCAGATAAAACTGAAAACCAAGGAATTGATCCAACCATTTGGAAACCGATGGACCTAATGGCTTCTGAAGGAAGTGCAGGAGAAGATCCTAACGCTGAAAAACCACGCTTCTACGAGGGAGATAAGGATTTACTCGCAGCTGCTCATGCAGTTAAAGATACTTACACAAAAGGTAAGGTTGTCGATGGTACTATCGGTTCTGCAGACGTTTGGAATAATGAAGTGGATCGGATTAAGTGGTTCCATACGAAATATGGTACATCTGTTGAAGAAATGGAAGGAGCTGCGGCAGCACAAATCGCCAAAACTTACGATGTTCCCTTCTTAGGTATACGAGTACTATCCAATAATAAAACGAACGGCGGTAAATATAACCCTAATACAGCAGCAGCCAATCAAGAATATGTTTATGAAGTAGTCAAAAAATATATCTCTACGATGCCAAGCAAATAA
- a CDS encoding L,D-transpeptidase family protein has translation MIHTVKPGETLTQISRDYRKPLSAIINANPTINPNVIYPGQPIMIPGFPPPDTIPFQIDVSVNNRNLKLLKNGVLQKQYPIAVGRMLFGTPVGQFIIINKSPNPGGPFGTMWMSLSKEHYGIHGTNDPSSIGKAVSKGCIRMHNRDVEELSRIVPIGTLVTIHP, from the coding sequence CTGATTCATACAGTTAAACCAGGTGAAACACTGACACAGATATCCAGGGACTACCGGAAACCGCTATCGGCAATCATCAATGCTAACCCGACCATCAATCCAAATGTCATTTATCCTGGTCAACCCATCATGATCCCTGGTTTTCCCCCTCCTGATACCATTCCATTTCAGATCGATGTGTCCGTTAACAATCGTAATCTGAAGCTGCTAAAAAATGGAGTACTGCAAAAACAATATCCGATTGCTGTTGGAAGAATGCTTTTCGGTACACCAGTAGGACAATTCATCATCATTAATAAATCCCCAAACCCCGGAGGCCCATTCGGTACAATGTGGATGAGTCTTTCCAAGGAGCACTACGGCATTCATGGAACGAATGATCCCAGCTCGATTGGTAAAGCCGTCTCAAAAGGCTGTATTCGCATGCATAATCGGGACGTGGAGGAATTATCAAGAATCGTTCCTATCGGGACATTGGTTACGATTCATCCTTAA
- a CDS encoding ZIP family metal transporter — MWNAVFWGGVSGSAVLLGALAAIFIPIKKNIIGYIMAFGTGVLIGAAAYELLADSVSDGGIWATAIGFITGAAVFTALDFLISKKGADKRKRSNNSSSKEAGLAIFIGTVMDAIPESIMIGASLISGGSVSWLLVIAIFISNIPEGLSSTTGMLKSDYSKKKIMLLWFSVLIISALSSMSGYLFLDHAPDYILAAMAAFAGGGIIAMIASTMMPEAYEDGGPMTGIFTAAGLLISLVLDSM; from the coding sequence ATGTGGAATGCGGTCTTTTGGGGAGGGGTTTCGGGTTCTGCTGTCCTGCTTGGCGCATTAGCTGCCATCTTCATTCCGATAAAGAAAAACATCATTGGCTATATTATGGCTTTTGGTACGGGTGTATTGATTGGTGCAGCGGCATATGAGCTGCTTGCTGATTCGGTGAGTGATGGAGGAATCTGGGCGACGGCGATCGGATTCATAACAGGGGCAGCCGTATTTACCGCGTTGGATTTTCTTATTTCCAAAAAAGGTGCGGATAAAAGGAAACGGTCCAATAATAGCTCTTCGAAGGAAGCGGGCCTAGCCATTTTCATCGGGACGGTGATGGATGCCATACCGGAGTCGATCATGATTGGCGCAAGTTTAATAAGCGGTGGCTCGGTAAGCTGGTTATTGGTCATTGCCATCTTCATCAGTAATATTCCGGAGGGGCTCTCAAGTACAACTGGTATGCTCAAAAGTGATTATTCGAAGAAGAAAATCATGCTGCTATGGTTTTCCGTCCTGATCATTTCGGCACTATCCTCGATGTCGGGCTATCTATTCCTCGATCATGCCCCGGACTATATCCTGGCAGCGATGGCAGCATTTGCAGGCGGCGGAATCATCGCCATGATTGCCTCGACGATGATGCCTGAAGCATATGAAGACGGAGGACCGATGACGGGGATATTCACCGCAGCCGGCCTGCTTATCTCTTTGGTTCTGGATTCGATGTGA
- a CDS encoding AIPR family protein: MQKIKFKVESLRKIPNPYGIFMDDTKRKAPEMIFAIVDIRELPDNIPTKTNPREQNMRTKVAGRIKDGLLSEHSPFFILNRGILLSAQDVKFDNANSELTIFIEDETVHGNVDGGHTYKTILDYRDSLGADTKQYARIEILTGIEDIFEDVAAARNTSVQVQDKAIAELKQKFNMIKEAIESESFKDNIAYRENEDKDIDVADILTLLYMFNLEKHDNREKMAVSAYSSKQTCVKDYTTAYDKYEKENNVENNPYYKMKNVMTDIFKLYDLIETSMARKYREVNNGGMYGRVKGVEVPKSETKFKSKFYKKNMEHRTPKGFLYPIVGAFRALLAEKDGVYYWKADPMEYFEEIGKNLVGDTVERSRTLGNNPNAVGKDTGTWKQLYNNVLTQYLLNQAE, encoded by the coding sequence ATGCAAAAAATTAAATTTAAAGTTGAAAGTTTAAGAAAAATCCCGAATCCATATGGAATTTTCATGGATGACACTAAGAGAAAAGCACCAGAAATGATCTTTGCAATAGTAGATATAAGAGAGCTTCCTGATAACATTCCTACCAAGACCAATCCACGTGAGCAAAATATGAGAACGAAAGTTGCTGGACGTATAAAGGATGGTTTATTATCGGAGCACTCTCCATTCTTTATATTAAATAGAGGTATTTTATTATCAGCCCAAGATGTTAAGTTTGATAATGCAAACTCAGAGTTAACTATTTTCATAGAAGATGAGACTGTTCACGGAAATGTTGACGGTGGACACACCTATAAAACAATCCTTGACTACCGTGATAGTCTTGGTGCAGATACAAAACAATATGCTAGAATTGAAATTCTTACAGGTATTGAAGACATTTTTGAAGACGTTGCTGCAGCAAGAAATACCTCAGTTCAAGTTCAAGATAAAGCTATTGCTGAACTGAAACAGAAGTTTAATATGATTAAAGAAGCGATTGAGAGCGAGTCGTTTAAGGACAATATAGCATATAGAGAAAATGAAGATAAGGACATTGATGTTGCAGATATCCTAACACTGCTTTATATGTTCAATTTAGAGAAACACGACAATCGTGAAAAAATGGCTGTTAGTGCTTATAGTTCTAAACAAACTTGTGTTAAGGATTATACAACCGCTTATGATAAGTATGAAAAAGAAAATAATGTGGAAAATAATCCTTACTACAAAATGAAAAATGTAATGACTGACATTTTTAAATTGTATGATCTTATTGAAACTAGCATGGCAAGAAAGTACCGTGAAGTAAATAATGGAGGCATGTACGGACGTGTCAAAGGAGTAGAGGTCCCAAAATCGGAGACTAAATTTAAATCTAAGTTCTACAAGAAGAACATGGAACACCGTACACCTAAAGGCTTCTTATATCCTATTGTAGGAGCTTTCCGTGCACTACTTGCTGAAAAAGACGGAGTTTACTATTGGAAAGCTGACCCAATGGAATATTTTGAAGAGATTGGTAAGAACCTTGTAGGTGATACTGTAGAAAGAAGCCGAACATTAGGTAATAACCCAAATGCAGTGGGTAAAGATACAGGCACTTGGAAACAATTATATAATAATGTCCTTACACAATACCTTCTTAACCAAGCAGAGTAA
- a CDS encoding ATP-binding cassette domain-containing protein, translated as MEHICFELENVEVTYLDKEILKIERLAVHQFDRIGIVGKNGAGKSTLLKLLAGKIQPASGKVKCYVDRGYFEQVEAPAVAEADPALLGKLTVPRNSESLSGGEQTRLKLAHLFTHYFEALLIDEPTTNLDQDGISFLLED; from the coding sequence ATGGAACACATATGTTTTGAATTAGAAAATGTCGAAGTGACCTATTTAGATAAAGAGATATTGAAGATTGAACGATTGGCTGTACATCAATTTGACCGCATCGGCATTGTCGGGAAAAATGGTGCAGGGAAAAGTACGTTATTAAAGTTACTTGCTGGAAAAATTCAACCGGCAAGCGGAAAAGTAAAGTGTTACGTTGATCGTGGCTATTTTGAGCAAGTTGAAGCTCCTGCTGTTGCAGAGGCTGATCCAGCGTTACTGGGAAAATTAACAGTTCCGCGAAATTCAGAGTCACTAAGCGGCGGTGAGCAAACGAGGCTGAAGCTTGCCCATTTGTTTACCCACTATTTTGAAGCGTTACTTATCGATGAACCGACAACTAACTTGGACCAAGACGGCATTTCGTTTCTACTTGAAGATTGA
- a CDS encoding sigma 54-interacting transcriptional regulator, with amino-acid sequence MEVKKESLIVFSDISILDVKSLLKINSSPFIVMKNHLDILGILEEGFFLKRLDREGQNQEITAYLNSSFVVVENLDKLSEEDMSTYDFVIQHNDNQYRCYPIHEVREMLLKKKIKSLISLNESLQKELEVTRKKVKELTQILDSSYDEIFVTDADGNTLFVSEACKKLTGLPPEAFINKNINELVEKGLIVNSVTLETMKTKAIHSAEQTYPHGLTVFCTAKPIFDEEGNLYRIVSNSRDITELVEMKSKLNRVNLRNQRAQHENSRTVSFNNFITNSDKMIKVLELAEKVAPMDSSIFIHGETGVGKGVLARVIHDLSSRKDKKFIQVNCGAIPSALIESELFGYESGAFTGANKHGKQGLVESADGGTLFLDEIGEMPLDIQVKILHLVQERTFMKVGGTKEKKVNIRIISATNKDLKQMIKNNQFREDLYYRLHVVPMEIPQLRERKEDILLLTDFFLKKFNKKYGQSITIDDHSKLILQLQDYPGNVRELENVIEQIVVTARKPIVTIEDLPSDLTYKDTALVNLTGIIPLKKALEETEKQLLSQALSTYKSTRKMAKALEVSQTTIMRKLGKYQFSYHDD; translated from the coding sequence ATGGAAGTAAAAAAGGAATCACTAATTGTATTTTCCGATATTTCTATTTTGGATGTTAAATCCTTGCTGAAAATTAATTCTTCGCCTTTTATTGTCATGAAAAATCACTTGGACATCCTCGGCATATTAGAGGAAGGTTTCTTTTTGAAGAGATTGGATAGGGAGGGTCAAAATCAGGAAATCACGGCTTATCTTAATTCATCGTTTGTCGTTGTGGAGAATCTAGATAAGCTAAGTGAAGAGGATATGAGCACCTATGATTTTGTGATTCAACATAATGATAACCAATATAGATGCTATCCCATTCATGAAGTTAGGGAAATGCTGCTTAAAAAGAAAATTAAGAGCTTAATAAGTCTAAATGAATCACTGCAGAAAGAGTTGGAGGTGACAAGAAAGAAGGTAAAGGAGCTGACACAAATCCTTGATTCCAGCTATGATGAAATTTTCGTGACGGATGCCGACGGGAACACGTTATTCGTGAGTGAAGCGTGCAAGAAGCTTACAGGGCTGCCGCCGGAGGCTTTTATTAATAAGAACATTAATGAGTTAGTTGAAAAAGGGCTGATCGTCAATTCGGTTACATTAGAAACCATGAAAACGAAAGCGATCCATTCAGCGGAACAAACCTACCCGCATGGGTTGACTGTATTTTGCACAGCGAAGCCAATTTTTGATGAGGAGGGGAACTTATATAGAATTGTTTCGAATTCCAGGGATATTACAGAATTGGTTGAGATGAAGAGTAAATTGAACAGGGTGAACCTTAGGAACCAGCGAGCCCAGCATGAAAATTCGAGAACCGTTTCGTTCAATAACTTCATTACAAATTCGGATAAGATGATAAAGGTTTTGGAATTAGCTGAAAAAGTCGCCCCGATGGATTCATCGATCTTCATCCATGGAGAAACAGGAGTCGGAAAAGGGGTTTTAGCAAGGGTCATTCATGATCTCAGCAGCAGAAAGGATAAGAAGTTCATTCAAGTGAATTGCGGCGCGATTCCATCCGCATTAATAGAGTCCGAGCTGTTTGGCTATGAAAGCGGGGCATTCACGGGAGCCAATAAGCACGGGAAACAAGGGCTTGTTGAAAGTGCTGATGGTGGCACGTTGTTTCTTGATGAAATCGGGGAAATGCCGCTCGACATTCAGGTGAAAATCCTGCATCTGGTCCAGGAGAGAACATTCATGAAGGTGGGAGGAACGAAGGAGAAAAAGGTGAATATTCGCATTATCTCCGCTACGAATAAAGACTTGAAGCAAATGATCAAGAATAATCAGTTTCGCGAAGATCTATATTATCGGTTGCATGTCGTTCCAATGGAAATACCGCAGCTGCGGGAGCGAAAGGAAGATATTCTATTATTAACCGATTTTTTTCTGAAGAAATTCAATAAAAAATACGGTCAATCAATTACGATCGATGATCATTCCAAGTTAATTCTTCAGCTGCAGGATTACCCGGGTAATGTTCGGGAATTGGAAAATGTAATTGAACAAATTGTCGTGACGGCTAGAAAACCTATCGTAACGATAGAGGATTTGCCTTCCGATTTAACCTACAAAGATACGGCGCTAGTCAATTTAACAGGAATCATTCCCTTAAAAAAAGCGTTAGAGGAAACGGAAAAGCAATTATTGTCCCAGGCCCTTTCCACCTATAAATCAACCAGAAAAATGGCCAAGGCCCTGGAGGTCAGCCAAACGACGATCATGCGCAAACTGGGTAAATACCAATTTAGCTATCATGACGATTAA
- a CDS encoding sodium:solute symporter family protein has product MAFLLGIIISFCVYVSIGIFLFRKVKSSEEYYVSGRSGNTLMITGTLVASFLSTVSFMGEAGFSYEGYPILLLILVIFNASGYIFGVFLFGRYLRRSKSLTVPEFFGNRFHSKKVRLAAAITTILGISAYLVAVTQGAAVLLAEVSGVSYPMALMIMWVVYSSFTILSGAKGVMVNDTVMFFLFSIATYLSFPYIIKSAGGFPDAVYKAANLAERPDLLSWHGITGPAATMGTPWEALAWAVIMGLVWGIVIAVSPWQSSRYLMARNEHVAIRAGVWATISILTVYLFLHISISTIPTIKADIAPTEKVFIWAAMNIVPKWLGVIIVSGIMAAALSSCSSFLQIIGSSITRDIMEQSRKKEYTDHHLLRASRISMVVISLIILLIGLFQPPAVMWIGYFAATLFAASWGPIAISSVFSKKVTKEGAFWSIVFGFFGVILGESLGMFGISLPVYFNPVIIGLILSIGALIIGSKYGTITNEEREFQANILQTPIEIDEQKEMNITRRYPAYLMISGVMIIMVTLVFYYWPINMN; this is encoded by the coding sequence GTGGCCTTTCTGCTTGGTATTATCATATCTTTTTGTGTGTATGTCTCGATCGGCATCTTTTTATTCAGGAAAGTCAAAAGCTCAGAGGAGTATTATGTTTCTGGACGAAGCGGAAATACATTGATGATAACGGGGACGCTTGTTGCCTCTTTCTTAAGCACCGTATCGTTCATGGGGGAAGCGGGATTTTCTTATGAAGGGTATCCGATCCTGCTGCTTATCCTCGTTATTTTTAATGCAAGCGGCTATATATTCGGAGTCTTCCTGTTTGGCAGGTATTTAAGAAGAAGCAAATCATTGACGGTTCCTGAATTTTTTGGTAATCGCTTTCATTCCAAGAAGGTAAGACTGGCAGCTGCGATTACGACGATTCTCGGAATCTCTGCATACTTGGTTGCCGTTACTCAAGGGGCAGCCGTTTTATTGGCCGAGGTTTCCGGTGTTTCCTATCCAATGGCCTTGATGATCATGTGGGTCGTGTATTCATCCTTTACCATTCTCTCAGGTGCGAAGGGGGTCATGGTGAATGATACCGTGATGTTCTTTTTATTCTCGATTGCAACGTATCTTAGCTTTCCTTATATTATCAAATCTGCAGGCGGATTCCCTGATGCCGTTTATAAAGCGGCCAACCTGGCAGAACGGCCTGATTTATTAAGCTGGCATGGCATTACTGGACCTGCCGCAACGATGGGCACACCTTGGGAAGCATTGGCCTGGGCAGTCATCATGGGCTTGGTCTGGGGCATTGTCATTGCAGTGAGTCCATGGCAAAGCAGCCGGTATTTAATGGCTAGGAATGAACACGTAGCCATCCGGGCCGGCGTATGGGCAACCATATCCATTTTGACCGTCTATTTGTTTCTCCATATCAGCATCTCGACAATACCGACCATTAAAGCGGATATCGCCCCGACGGAAAAGGTATTCATTTGGGCAGCGATGAATATAGTCCCGAAATGGCTTGGTGTCATCATCGTTAGCGGCATCATGGCTGCGGCATTATCCTCCTGTTCGAGCTTCCTGCAAATAATAGGAAGCAGCATAACACGGGATATCATGGAACAATCACGGAAAAAGGAATACACAGATCACCATCTATTACGGGCCAGCCGCATTTCCATGGTTGTGATCAGCTTGATCATTCTATTGATTGGATTGTTCCAGCCGCCTGCTGTCATGTGGATCGGCTACTTTGCAGCTACATTATTTGCGGCATCATGGGGACCGATTGCCATATCAAGCGTATTTTCAAAGAAGGTAACGAAGGAAGGAGCTTTTTGGAGCATCGTATTCGGCTTCTTTGGAGTGATTCTCGGAGAAAGCCTCGGCATGTTCGGAATAAGCCTTCCCGTTTACTTCAATCCTGTAATCATTGGTTTAATCTTAAGCATAGGCGCACTTATCATTGGCTCCAAGTATGGAACGATCACCAACGAAGAAAGGGAGTTTCAAGCCAATATCCTTCAAACTCCAATTGAAATAGACGAGCAAAAAGAAATGAACATAACCCGCAGATATCCAGCCTATTTGATGATCAGCGGCGTCATGATCATCATGGTAACACTAGTGTTTTATTATTGGCCGATAAATATGAATTAA
- a CDS encoding helix-turn-helix transcriptional regulator, with product MDKEQEKKFKKIIGEAIRIERERNGFTQAILAEGAGLHHNFIGLVERGEKSLTVTSLHKICLALGLGMSDLLQQIKL from the coding sequence ATGGATAAGGAACAAGAAAAAAAGTTTAAAAAAATAATCGGGGAAGCAATTCGAATTGAGAGGGAGCGAAATGGCTTTACTCAAGCAATATTAGCTGAGGGGGCAGGATTACATCATAATTTTATTGGGCTCGTCGAAAGAGGAGAAAAATCATTAACAGTAACTTCTTTACATAAAATTTGTTTGGCACTTGGTTTAGGTATGAGTGATTTACTTCAACAAATAAAGCTGTAA